The proteins below are encoded in one region of Phaseolus vulgaris cultivar G19833 chromosome 1, P. vulgaris v2.0, whole genome shotgun sequence:
- the LOC137814355 gene encoding uncharacterized protein isoform X2, producing MSRDCENTVVVGCGAVSVDFLATVAAYPKPDDKIRSTSFKVQGGGNAGNALTCASRLGLKPRIISKVADDTQGREVLRELEADGVSQEGTSPFTYVIVDSQTKSRTCIHTPGYPPMKPVDLSESSLLTALNGAKIVYFDGRLHETALVVAHEAVKKNIPILMDAERLREGLDDLLKLADYVVCAAQFPQAWTEASTVPKALVCMLLRLSNIKFVIVTLGKDGCIMLERSFNEGPSTEEMDVDQLLESLEMRKNRRTHIPTCISSSVTKLHAEGIGTVFGKLYVGTAENVPPSELIDTTGAGDAFIGSILYAICANFTPEKMLCFAATVAASKCRAIGARTGLPYHTDPCLASFMN from the exons ATGTCCCGTGACTGCGAAAACACCGTTGTT GTGGGGTGTGGAGCGGTGTCGGTGGATTTCTTGGCTACTGTTGCAGCTTATCCAAAACCAGATGACAAAATCAGAAGCACTTCCTTCAAG GTTCAAGGAGGTGGCAATGCAGGCAATGCCTTAACCTGTGCCTCTCGCTTAGGACTCAAACCAAGAATAATTTCCAAG GTTGCAGATGATACTCAAGGAAGGGAAGTATTACGTGAGCTAGAGGCTGATGGG GTTTCTCAGGAGGGCACTTCACCATTTACGTATGTCATTGTGGACAGTCAAAC TAAGTCCCGTACTTGTATACATACCCCAGGATATCCACCGATGAAGCCAGTTGATCTTTCCGAGTCAAGTTTATTAACTGCATTGAATGGAgcaaaaattgtttattttgatggGAGACTGCATGAAACGGCTCTAGTTGTTGCACATGAG GCAGTTAAGAAGAATATACCTATCTTAATGGATGCAGAAAGGCTGAGAGAAGGGTTGGATGATCTCCTGAAATTAGCAGATTATGTTGTGTGCGCTGCACAGTTTCCACAG GCATGGACAGAGGCATCAACAGTTCCTAAAGCATTAGTTTGTATGCTTTTAAGGTTGTCGAACATCAAATTTGTGATTGTAACTTTGGGAAAAGATGGTTGCATAATGCTGGAGAGAAGTTTTAATG AGGGTCCTTCCACTGAAGAAATGGATGTTGACCAATTACTGGAATCCCTGGAGATGAGAAAGAACAGAAGGACACACATCCCAACCTGCATATCATCA TCAGTGACAAAATTGCATGCAGAAGGTATAGGAACAGTTTTTGGGAAGTTATACGTTGGAACAGCTGAGAATGTACCTCCATCAGAGCTTATTGATACAACTGGTGCTGGAGATGCATTTATTGGATCTATTCTCTATG CTATCTGTGCCAACTTCACGCCAGAGAAAATGCTGTGCTTTGCTGCTACTGTG GCAGCTTCCAAGTGCCGAGCTATAGGAGCAAGAACTGGTCTCCCTTACCACACAGATCCATGTCTGGCATCCTTCATGAACTAG
- the LOC137814355 gene encoding uncharacterized protein isoform X1 has translation MSRDCENTVVVGCGAVSVDFLATVAAYPKPDDKIRSTSFKVQGGGNAGNALTCASRLGLKPRIISKVADDTQGREVLRELEADGVDTSFMAVSQEGTSPFTYVIVDSQTKSRTCIHTPGYPPMKPVDLSESSLLTALNGAKIVYFDGRLHETALVVAHEAVKKNIPILMDAERLREGLDDLLKLADYVVCAAQFPQAWTEASTVPKALVCMLLRLSNIKFVIVTLGKDGCIMLERSFNEGPSTEEMDVDQLLESLEMRKNRRTHIPTCISSSVTKLHAEGIGTVFGKLYVGTAENVPPSELIDTTGAGDAFIGSILYAICANFTPEKMLCFAATVAASKCRAIGARTGLPYHTDPCLASFMN, from the exons ATGTCCCGTGACTGCGAAAACACCGTTGTT GTGGGGTGTGGAGCGGTGTCGGTGGATTTCTTGGCTACTGTTGCAGCTTATCCAAAACCAGATGACAAAATCAGAAGCACTTCCTTCAAG GTTCAAGGAGGTGGCAATGCAGGCAATGCCTTAACCTGTGCCTCTCGCTTAGGACTCAAACCAAGAATAATTTCCAAG GTTGCAGATGATACTCAAGGAAGGGAAGTATTACGTGAGCTAGAGGCTGATGGGGTAGATACATCCTTCATGGCT GTTTCTCAGGAGGGCACTTCACCATTTACGTATGTCATTGTGGACAGTCAAAC TAAGTCCCGTACTTGTATACATACCCCAGGATATCCACCGATGAAGCCAGTTGATCTTTCCGAGTCAAGTTTATTAACTGCATTGAATGGAgcaaaaattgtttattttgatggGAGACTGCATGAAACGGCTCTAGTTGTTGCACATGAG GCAGTTAAGAAGAATATACCTATCTTAATGGATGCAGAAAGGCTGAGAGAAGGGTTGGATGATCTCCTGAAATTAGCAGATTATGTTGTGTGCGCTGCACAGTTTCCACAG GCATGGACAGAGGCATCAACAGTTCCTAAAGCATTAGTTTGTATGCTTTTAAGGTTGTCGAACATCAAATTTGTGATTGTAACTTTGGGAAAAGATGGTTGCATAATGCTGGAGAGAAGTTTTAATG AGGGTCCTTCCACTGAAGAAATGGATGTTGACCAATTACTGGAATCCCTGGAGATGAGAAAGAACAGAAGGACACACATCCCAACCTGCATATCATCA TCAGTGACAAAATTGCATGCAGAAGGTATAGGAACAGTTTTTGGGAAGTTATACGTTGGAACAGCTGAGAATGTACCTCCATCAGAGCTTATTGATACAACTGGTGCTGGAGATGCATTTATTGGATCTATTCTCTATG CTATCTGTGCCAACTTCACGCCAGAGAAAATGCTGTGCTTTGCTGCTACTGTG GCAGCTTCCAAGTGCCGAGCTATAGGAGCAAGAACTGGTCTCCCTTACCACACAGATCCATGTCTGGCATCCTTCATGAACTAG